The genomic interval tttatcaacgGTTTTTGTTCAAATACTAACAGTGGaggtatttttaaatttttattaagttaagggtatttttgaaatgttttgaaaattcatgggtattttttaaacaaaattataatgGTTTCTATCCAAAACTAACGGCAAGGGTATTTTTTGAACtcgttttgaaaatttaaggtatttttgaaacttttgaaacttcaagaaattttttttacacaaaatatAAAGCTCAAGAacatttttaataattcaacctattaaaaattaattaattttcttgatGTAAAATAAAACTTCATGTCTAGTAGAATCAAACGTTGAATTTTATGTATAGTATATTcgtaattaaaaatatgttaaatagGTTAGTcacttattagatacaaaatttaaaattcaatgacGTAATATGGATAGATTaagaatttattatatttttttttttaagaaataaatggacataaaattgaaatttgagaaaCATATTAAACACCTTTAAAATCCATAGACTAAAAAAACGTAACCATAAAAGTTGAGAGACTACTTGTAATATAAGTAATATTATTTTACTTGTCATATGTTcctatatttattaattttttaaagaaaatattattttgatctttGCACTAGTCTTTAAACTTTCCTAAATATTCAAGTTTTGATAAATTTTCGCATTGtcttcaataattattttaaatgactgatgttaaatttaataaacgTGAGATAAAATACAAGCTCTAACAAAATTCATACGAGATtccctccaaaaaaaaaaacgtgaattaaaaatatatgatgaTACAATTATATGTTTCGTACGAGACTTTTTCAAATAAGACATAGTGAAGaatgtaaattgatatatttataaaagttgaAGATCAATTATTAATTCTTGAATTTAAATTGGTATAAATCCTAAAGTTTATAGATGTAAATTGACATTTTTCCTAaaacataatattttaaaactaaatcatATGTTCAAATTTTTATTCCTACCATTTAATGCTAAAAACAAAGTTACTAAGTACAAGAAAAAATACCACATTATCAAAATGGGTAATTgacttaaatgataaaattattaaaaatatttttaaatatagcaaaagaATCATTGTCTACCCGCGATAGACAGTAATAGACTCTGATATatatctatcaatatttattaatgataaattaagaaattttgttatttgaaaatatcttttttttagtAGTTTCTATATTGAAAAAACATCACTTATGGAAATGATATTgctaaaataaaaactatattatCAATATCGAGGGATAACTTTAAAATGTCATAAAGaatattcaaatttgaaaaaacttGAGTTTTATTAAAAAGGTGTCATTAAATGACGTTGAATGACACTTCTTCTTGTTCACCCCTTTTGAAGAGGTGAAATTCATGAAATTTGGTTACTTTTTGGTGTAACCAATAAATGATGGTAAGTAATTGATTAGCTTAGTGAAAGGTGTTAAACGTCAAATGGAAAACTTTAGTTTGGTGACAGACAGCACGAAATAAAAGAATGctccaccttttttttttttttttttttttttcttttctttttaaatataatttttattgtaattttatttaattttaatctttgtaTTTTTAGATGTCTTTTAACGTTGTTTTaatgtaaagaaaaataaactaatttattgtTAATGTAATAATATGTCATCGATAGATAGTGATAAACAATAATAGACATATATCGATGCCTATCATTGATATTAATGGAGTCTATCAGGAGGTGTTTGGCCCCTaagttgggttaggttgggtggGTAAAAAAAACCCACCCATTTTAGTTCATCAATTATTAAAGAGGTTTATTACTTCGTTATTCGCGTTAACTCACGCATCACCTCTCCCAATTACTCTTCtcctataataattatcaattcaactcaactcaactctgcacgcCAAATGCCCCTCAGTGTTATTATTATGGATGAACAATGAtactttgctatatttgaaaatatttccaatAATTTTGCCATTTCAAATAATTACCCctttcttttaaaagaaaatgtacaATTCTAGCCctcatatttttaataaatcttgtttaagtctttcaatttttttttttaaattgattatataataaataataatattcatgcaaatatatatagagaggttatgtaaatatgttttcaaattttataataaaaagctAAAAGATTGTTTTCAattgtgaaaaataaaaaataaattatcataggactaaatttaagatttattaaaattacatggactataaagaaaattattcttTTAGTCAACGAGTTTTGAAAAATTTGTGTATTGGTCCTTTAGTTTTctaaatatatctttttagtcttcaagtttttaagaatgtctatttggtctctaaattttcaaaatatacatttttaatcCTCCAATTGCCGACAATAGCCTAAATGGTcacttaaataatttttttactattttaagtaattatatggaaattaaaaaatatctctTTAACCtaaaatgtcatataattacttaaaataattttttaaaaaattactttaGAAATCTTCTAAACCTATATTcttaaaaatcttaaaaatctcaaggacaaaaaaaaaaaaaaagataaacatattttcaaaactcaGTAACCAAATGAGGAATTGATAAAAACTTGagattgaaaattcaaagatcaaacaaatatttttcaaaatttgaagattaaaaaaaatatttttttaaaattaaattaaatatttaaaagtatataaactaaaattaaaccaGTTATAAGGTActggataaaaaaaatatatattttaaactccattaaattgattatgattattattattattttgggtaATTTAAAGAGAGCTCTTATTGTTTCTTTACACACAATTCTAAATTGCAAGCAAAGATTTTGGTgctttttttcaagttttttttccccctttttgtttctttgagtgCCTCATCCAATTTATATCATGATTGCTTCACTTAGAGGATACAGATTCTCCAATTAAGTCATTTTTACagcaaagataaaataaaaaggaaggtTTCTAGAAAGTTTTGATGAGTgtgaattattatttaaacaacaATGTGTTTacttatttcaatttcattatgatctatacttaatttgattactaagaggaaaaaaaaaggcccAAAAGTTACCAAACTTTCTTACTTGTTGACTTTGACGGATGACCCAATTCTTAAAATTTGACAAATTCTTATTTTTGTTGAATGGGAAATTTCTAACCCTTTTTTACTTATAAAAAGATACCAAAAAAGAATTGCTTTCATACATTGCATATAATATCGTTTAATGTTATATTTACTCACAAAGgttcaataaatctcaaatatcAATTCCAATTTACacctttattttaaaaagcacTTTTGCTAGTTATAttttgatttaagtaacttccTATTTTGTTTGTAAGGATTTGATTCACATACtattaaattgatacactttcTTATTTAACAATTGCGAAAATATCgtcaaaattaaatgtaaatttTTATTGTGTGATTGTTTATAATCCTAatagtttataaaaatatttaacaaCCATCATTAATTTATTGGTCtacaatatataataagaaactcgtttaaatttttataacgATAAATAAATCGTTacgaatttttaaaattttatagaagCTTAGTGGTTACATGCTAgagttcaaatttgaaaataagaatGGATTGTTACCCTAACTAAATTTcaagactatatatatatatatatatatatataaaagacaATTGGATGAATATTTAGAttaatcttatgactttgatttTTCTATTCCttttaaatatatgtttaattctaaaataattgttttttttttgtaatataacAAGTACTTACGAAGATTTGAATCTTCGACCTCAAGAGAAAAGAGTATATGTCAATTACTATTAAGTTATACTTTCTTTTACTTTAATAGTGTGGAAACATTAATAAagaaattgatatatttttaaatatagatttagattaattctatcaaaatggaccaaacaaataattatttttgaaaaatgtactttacattttttttggGAAGGGAATTGTACTTTATAACTTAGTTGTTTACTTGTTTTAGTATTGTATgggttgattaaaaaaaaaaaaaacagattatTGTATGAgttattaaaagtttaaatatttagtGCCATCCCTTATAAAcaaatagtatttataaataaaaaatatttatgttcATTCTAAACTCCATCTATCTTTTGTACAACTCATCCAATcgtctaattaaaatttacaaatttctcACCCTCTATTAatgtaagtatatatatatatatatatatatatatattacaatatTGTAACAAATATTGTAACCACATTTTCACTCATTCTTTTTGTTTTACATCGATACTAATTTGttgatttaaatttagattttaatcataaaaatcCTACACAATTCAACATCTTCTAAGATAGTTATATCAATCCAACTCATATGAAATCTTTTCCAAGAAAGAGGATGTCTTTCAACTAAGTGAAACTTTTTCTAACCTTCTCTAACCAAATAATGTCACTCATATTCAGTGGTCCAAAAATTTTGTTGACAGaaaactttatataatttagtagaaataaatataatgagtGGGATTTGAATTTAGATCTAGAAAAGACTAGAAGGTATAAAATTGAGGGGGGTTTCCCATAATAAATCTATAGTTACTCATgttctaatttatttataataaaacataattttcCTTACTAATCATAAATTCAAACATGAAAACTCCCATGTACAGATACTCTACCTTATTTACAatactttctaaaaaaaattcagtTTCAATTCTAAggtatattatatttacaatttgctCCCTAGATGAAGGACCAAAGTGCAATTAGTAGAAGAATTAAAGCTCCCCCACCTCAAAACCAAAAAGTAGCTATCCCCCCATCACTCCCACCCAACACAAAAAACACATTAAAAATTTACATCCAAATTGTATGAAAGCCATTGGCGTATTATCCAAAGAACCAAAAATCTAACACATGCCCCTTTTCCATTTTGCCATGCCATCATCAAGTAGGCAGCCCGGAACCGAACTTCTCCCAATCACCCATCCAAAAAACTTGACACGTGGCAATCTCTCCGTAGAGAAATTGTCAAACCCTTCTAAAAGACAGAACTACCCAACCAATCAAAACCAACCCTTTTTTACTATACCCACTTTTTTGGTAAATTCACTCTCTCTCTTTATATATAACCCCAATTCCATTTCGTTCTTTACTCATATACATATCCAAGTTTCTTTTCTATTCTTCAACCAGATGGATTGGACTAGAGGCCATGTCATCGGCCACGGCTCCTCCGCCACTGTCTTCCTCGCCACTGCTTCTCCCATCCGCGATGTCTTTGCCGTCAAATCCGCTGAGCTTTCGCGCTCGCAATCTCTACAAAAAGAGCAacagtttctttcttttttagtcTCTCCTTATATAGTTTCTTATAGAGGCTTTGAGGTTAGTAGAGAACAGAATGGGGTTATGATGTTCAATCTTTTCATGGAGTATTTCCCCAATGGCTCGCTCGCCGATGTAATTCGTCGCTGTGGAGGGCGGCGGCTCGATGAGGCGAGGATCGGAATCTACACGCGGCAGTTACTAATGGGTTTACAGTACATTCATTCCAAAGGGTTAGTACATTGCGACATTAAAGCTCGTAACATTTTGATTGGTCGAGACGGTGTGGCTAAATTGGCTGATTTCGGGTGCGCCAAGTGGGCAACAAGCCAAACCGATCCAATTGGCGGCACGCCGCTGTTCATGGCACCGGAAGTGGCTCGTGGTGAACACCAAGGTTTCGCTGCCGATATTTGGTCAATTGGGTGTACAATTATCGAAATGGCCACCGGCGGCGGCTCACCCTGGCCGAAAACAACCGACGACACCGACCCGATTTCCACCCTGTACCGAATTGGGTATTCCGAGGAGTCACCGGAAATTCCATGTTTTTTATCCGAGGAAGCAAAGGATTTCCTAGAGAAGTGTTTAAAAGGGAATCCAAGTGAGAGATGGACAGCGAATCAGCTAGTGAATCACCCATTTTTAAGGGAATTGAATTCCGCAACCCCAAGGAAAATCCAGGAAGTTCATTTAGATTCACCAACGAGTATTCTAGAACAGGGGATTTGGAGATCAATTGAAGAAAGTGAAATCAGAGAAAGCAAATTGATTAAACCCGCAGCTGCAGCAGAGGAGCAGATCCGACGGCTGTGGATGGTTTCAGGAGAGCCCAGATGGAGAGACGATGAGAATTGGATTACAATCCGAAGAAAAGACACAGAAAAAAGCAGAGAAGTGGGTGAAGAAGTGAAAAAATGTAGTAATAATTGTTGGAGTGAGAAACAGAGAGATAGTGGTGGCAAAGAGTGGTTGGAAATGGAATTAAGAGATAAGAATGGGAACATTATTTGTAGAATTAGTAACCATAGTTGTaggaataatattattattagtcttgtaaataataataatccttTATCTTTTCATACACATACAcctaaatttcttcctttaatGCCAACTATATTATGAGATTCAATTTAATaccccctctctctctctctttttatatattaatgttttatttagatcAAGTTCTGTTAAAATGCTTGAATTTTttggttattattatttttttttctgtttggtAAGGTGCTAACTGCGAGTGTGCCAATTTATTGTACAACAGTTTTCGTTGGAACTGTTTTTGTAAGGATGTGTTGAGGGAAATAACTCCATTCACTTATTAATTACCACCACACTCGTGATCCATATTTTTGTTGTTGGGATATGAATACTCCAcatttttaatgaataaaaacacaaatatgtgcttttttaaaaaaaataaaaaataaattagagtTGGAATTTATATTTAgaaacattttcaatttttgtgtgGAGAATAAAAAAGGGGAGAGTGGGAGGGAGGTGAGTTTTGGTAAATGAAGGAATGGGCTAACTCCCGTCCACCGTCGGTTGAAGGTGTAAGAAGGCCATGCCATGTGTAACTTAATTACTACTCATTACCCAATATCCTATTTTGTCTCTTTTGTGTTtgcctttttttattttaattattttttttctaactttttatttatttattttgctaaCTCACCTAAGGTTGGCGTCCACGCTTCTCCCCTGCCTCCATGTTGGCTTTATcgaactttttcctttttaaattattctttttaattaaattttatgtttgttttctcgGAACACTTCtccttttatataatttattttactcACTTCTAACTTTCACGTCTAATTTGTAATGAAAAAGAAGCTCAGAcagttatttaataaaaaattgtcatgtgatggatatttttaatttaaaataattttttttaaaatttttatttgtaaaatagaattgaatatattagactGGGTGCATCTAGCCAATCATTGGCTGTTTTTATTTTCGCTCGTTTATAATTTTCAAGTATTACATTAAAAGTTTGTTTAACTTAACTACTACTACATGCATGGTTAGCTAGGCTTCAAGTACGTGTTTAAATTGACtattaaattcataaaagaTGAGTCAAATAATATTATCGACCTCAAGATTAGGGGTTCGATAACCCCATTCATTttcaaggaaaagaaaaagaaaaagaaagagtagTTCCATTCCGTAACGatgttttcttttagtttttagtttttggaatTTATAATTGTTTTCTTGTAAATTTCATTCTATTATTTTTCACATTTCTTGATAATACTTGAATTTTgagtcaaattccaaaacaaaACTGTTATGAAAATGAGGAGCAGAATGAAGCACAacagatatggagaaaatataatattcatatataataataataataataataataataataataaaataataaaatataactaaccttataaataactaaaattataattttatggaaatgtgaataatagaaatagaaaatatgattttatggaAATAGGAAATAAATCTTTTTATTCTCATCCATGTGCTTAATTTTAAGATCTACTAAATGTTACTATTTATAAGCAAAGCGGCAAGTAAAATGTGGATTTACATGGATATCAAGTATGAATTAATACAAGACATATGAACAACACGAAAAAtgacacatgacttttaggacactaagcattggacatctatttttataatatctatagtaaaaatcatattttaaaaaaaattatttttataattttcaaattttggttttgtttttgaaaatattagaggaaagtagaaaaaaaaaagaacttagAGATTGAAATAGTGTTaataagtttgattttaaaaaaccaaaaactaaaacgGAAATGGATACAAAGAACAAAGGTAGTTGAGGACACcgaatttaagtttaaaaaggCCATCCTCTTATTTCTTGAGATGGTGGTTCGATTTGTGTCCGTGACAATGTTggacataataaaataaaaacaaagcgtagaagaagagaaaaagaaaaaagtaatgAGTTTTGTTGAATTTTGTTTACAAGAGTCAGAAGACTTAAAAAGAAGTGTTTAGGGATAAACAACCCAAAGTATAGGGCGTGGATGCTTCTACACATTTGGATTTccattcaatttcaattcaagaTTAAGCTATATAACATTACCTACTAAGCATTCCATCAATACCATTCAGTGGTTCTAATGCTTCCACGTGGACTTCATCtcttccctctctctctctaactTCTTAAACTACCCTATTTACCTACCACAATTCCATAATCatcttatttcaaaaaaaaaaaaaaaaaaaaatgtatgacATTGATCATTCATCATCTTATAACgtctctctcatttttttttaaaaaataatttgaatcaCAAATCTCTTGATCATTAACATATACCATACGTTAGTTGAGCTATGCtttaaaattttggtatatttatttatatgagaattagTTGTACACATCTTAAGTACACACCCTATGTATAGGACCTAAACAAAGAGCCTATGTATAAATATTTAAGGCATTAACGAACATTTTCTATTGTAATTCTAAATGTGATTgtcattcaattttaatatgttttttttaatgatttcgGAAAAGGTGTTGTCGGTATGTTTTCAATGTTTAATCTAGTGCTTCGAATGACTATGCACGATTGTTATTGTATACGAATTCGtgttatttactattttgctCTTAGGATTTTATAGATGTGTGCTAtatataaactcttttaacCCTATTGACACCGGATTTGAATATGTAGTATCTAATATTTCTATCTAATAGATTGTTTTTTTGCCTTTATTCGTGGACGTAGGAAATACATTGTTAGTGAATCACGCCAATCTCTGTATTGGTTTGTTTTACTATTTATGCTTGCTTGCTTTCTTTGATTGTCGATTTGGtgttattttaaataaagtctattttataattgaaatttaactgaaataataataaattccgtttttggtaaaaaaaatgataCTTTTAATCTCGTGTTAATTAAAACACTAAAGTTATGTTGAACCCCTCCAATTTATGagcatttaattttttaataaaataatataaaacagGCATAACTGGGATGCTTCCTTGGATGCATCTATCTTGGTGCATCTTAAATATAGTCCAATAAAATACTATCAAGtgacaattatatatatttttttttaaatcaaatttttataatttttttttgtgcgGTAAAGAAGTTAGGAGCATATGAATTAGATACAACCTAGACTATACCTAAtcattacttttaaaattataattatgtttttttgtttctaaaataaACATCACacgtaaaaaataaaaactcaacTCAAAAGAGAGACATATATCAATTTGAAAACTCCTAGAAAGTGTGCCTTACAAAATATATGCACCAATTTATCTATTCGAAAGTGATGCTAATGCATGTGTATATAttaaggaaaattcttataaacagaaaaattctaaaaatatttagactTGTATTAtacttttggaattttttactataaagtgtaaatatttttaaatattttttatatttaaaaagactccATGAATTATAGGAAAGTGATATTAATTTTGTACAAAGAAGAAACCAATAACGGGATACAGTAATTGATATACTAGAACAGGAATGTCACAACAactaaatatatgttataaaacaaaaaaacaaataaatataataatttcacATTTCCAAAAGAAAAGTATAgtgatttcaaatatttatttaagataaaaaaactctccatcttctttatcttgaaaaaaaaaattgaaccttCACACTATTATGAATCTCATTCTAGAAAAATTCAAGATGAATTAAATTCAACTTGTATAGTCTTGTTGAGGGAGCAAATTTTTAGTCATTCCATTCCGATTCTATGTTTAACTTTCAATATATATAACTTGACAAGATAGGAAAATTATgctataattataaaaataataattgctTTTTAAcaaatagatagatttattgCTTGTCAATTAGTTGAGAATAATGTTTAATAACGATATAAAATATCTCGTTGGTCatcaaatttacataaaattttgaaaatgtgcCTTTTTAGTTATTAAGGGGTGTTTGGGAGCTTTAATTTAGGGTGGGTTGAGTGGGCTATATACTCACTATTTAGGGTGTGTGTTAAAATAATGGAAAGTAAGAGTTATATTAACTCCAGGTTTGCTacattaaaattatttacaaCTCGGTggttataataaccaactctcCATCTCTTCAATGTTTTCCAATAACTCTACCCACTGACAATAAACTCTAACATCATCCCCGGTAGCCAACTCCAACGAGATAGGACCCAAACAATATAATAACAATCCACTAGGATCTTCCCCAAGACAATCAACCGAACAATTGTATTCTAGAACACCACAAATTAATCACCAAATAATTACCAAGCAATTAACCAACAAGGACAATAATAAACCATAAAATTCTGGAAGATTAAAAACAAAGAGCACACACAAATTGTACGTGGAAAACCCTTTCGATGTGAAGAGTAAAAACCAT from Benincasa hispida cultivar B227 chromosome 10, ASM972705v1, whole genome shotgun sequence carries:
- the LOC120088612 gene encoding mitogen-activated protein kinase kinase kinase 18-like — protein: MDWTRGHVIGHGSSATVFLATASPIRDVFAVKSAELSRSQSLQKEQQFLSFLVSPYIVSYRGFEVSREQNGVMMFNLFMEYFPNGSLADVIRRCGGRRLDEARIGIYTRQLLMGLQYIHSKGLVHCDIKARNILIGRDGVAKLADFGCAKWATSQTDPIGGTPLFMAPEVARGEHQGFAADIWSIGCTIIEMATGGGSPWPKTTDDTDPISTLYRIGYSEESPEIPCFLSEEAKDFLEKCLKGNPSERWTANQLVNHPFLRELNSATPRKIQEVHLDSPTSILEQGIWRSIEESEIRESKLIKPAAAAEEQIRRLWMVSGEPRWRDDENWITIRRKDTEKSREVGEEVKKCSNNCWSEKQRDSGGKEWLEMELRDKNGNIICRISNHSCRNNIIISLVNNNNPLSFHTHTPKFLPLMPTIL